Proteins found in one Elusimicrobium sp. genomic segment:
- a CDS encoding terminase, producing the protein MGRKIITSPAGKITIPYRPRPVQAAIHQQLENHRFCVLVTHRQLGKTVCAVNHLLKKALQNTRPHARYFYIAPFLKQAKMIAWDYVKRYCGPLPQVTVNESELCVHLPTGARIWVCGADNPDALRGTYADGVVLDEYAQIKPDVFTEIVRPMLLSREGWAVFMGTPKGQNAFYELFSRAQKAALEEPDTWWVGVFRADESGVISPKELTRLSRETPQTIFRQEYLCDFTASAENVLIPIDSVLAACSRSYASAELRFSPRVMGVDPARFGDDRSVIFLRQGLKAFEPFVFRQLDNMALAERVAQQIQAFRPQGVFIDAGCGGGVIDRLRQLGFSVTEVPFGSTPLRAGQYANKRAEMWGEMARWIKTGGSLPQHAELKADLCQVCYEFDSAGRLRLEAKEKIKERCGKSPDLADALALTFAFPVQAVFQNGPEFAASEYKLF; encoded by the coding sequence ATGGGAAGAAAAATAATCACTTCTCCTGCGGGGAAGATAACAATTCCCTACCGCCCGCGCCCTGTTCAGGCGGCTATTCACCAACAGTTAGAAAACCACCGTTTTTGTGTGTTGGTTACTCATCGCCAACTGGGCAAAACGGTCTGTGCGGTGAACCATCTGCTTAAAAAAGCATTACAGAATACGCGGCCTCATGCTCGGTATTTTTATATTGCCCCCTTCTTAAAACAAGCCAAAATGATTGCGTGGGACTATGTAAAGCGTTATTGTGGCCCTTTGCCGCAGGTAACGGTGAACGAAAGCGAGTTGTGTGTGCATTTGCCTACGGGTGCCCGCATTTGGGTGTGCGGCGCAGACAATCCGGACGCTTTGCGCGGTACTTATGCCGACGGAGTGGTATTGGACGAATATGCCCAAATCAAGCCCGATGTTTTTACCGAAATTGTCCGCCCGATGCTTTTGTCTCGCGAAGGCTGGGCCGTTTTTATGGGTACCCCCAAAGGCCAAAATGCCTTTTATGAACTCTTTAGCCGGGCCCAAAAAGCAGCCCTCGAGGAACCGGACACCTGGTGGGTGGGTGTTTTTCGTGCAGATGAAAGCGGGGTTATTAGCCCAAAGGAACTGACCCGTCTTTCGCGGGAAACCCCGCAGACGATTTTTCGCCAGGAATACCTGTGTGATTTTACGGCCAGTGCGGAAAATGTACTGATTCCCATTGATTCGGTGCTTGCCGCCTGTTCACGCAGTTATGCTTCTGCGGAGTTGCGTTTCTCTCCGCGGGTAATGGGGGTGGATCCGGCCCGCTTCGGGGACGACCGCAGTGTCATTTTCCTTCGTCAAGGCTTAAAAGCTTTTGAGCCGTTTGTCTTTCGGCAGTTGGACAATATGGCTCTGGCCGAACGGGTGGCACAACAAATACAAGCCTTCCGGCCTCAAGGAGTGTTTATTGATGCCGGGTGTGGCGGAGGGGTGATTGACCGCTTGCGTCAACTGGGTTTTTCGGTGACGGAAGTCCCTTTCGGTTCTACTCCGTTGCGCGCGGGACAGTATGCCAATAAGCGTGCCGAAATGTGGGGGGAAATGGCCCGATGGATAAAAACAGGCGGATCCCTGCCGCAACATGCTGAATTGAAGGCGGATTTATGCCAAGTTTGTTACGAATTTGACTCGGCGGGCCGCCTTCGTTTGGAAGCAAAGGAAAAAATCAAAGAGCGTTGCGGAAAAAGCCCCGATTTGGCAGACGCGTTGGCCCTTACCTTTGCCTTCCCGGTTCAGGCCGTTTTTCAAAACGGGCCGGAGTTTGCCGCCAGCGAATACAAATTGTTTTGA
- a CDS encoding ATP-binding cassette domain-containing protein has translation MWPFIKPYWFRAVLGLTLALPVGALDGTIALFMKYYTDDVLVDKNAQLAAYIPIAIIGFVLLQSILTYLVKYINTWVGSKITLSVRKKLFHKLLGMHTAYFDSTDSGYVMMRYNNDADTACNSLINNLRLLLTRLFSSVTLVCVLIYNSWQLTLTAIGSFAVAGALIYVVRKKLTELVRNTVVVGSVAMRAYNETFNGNRTIAAYNLQDDQKERFNRLMDQVFSLNMGMVKHTGWLSPVMHFIVSLGLALVFWQSSSMIVDGTITSGNFTSFVAALLMLYHPVKSMGDKYIEIKQAFLAIDRIYEIFDIKTEIYDAPNAKELTEVKKEISFNNVWFSYKPDVFVLKDFNLSVPVGSTVALVGNSGGGKSTVVNLLPRFYDVVKGSITVDGVNVKDFALKSLRDQIAVVFQDNFLFSGTLRDNIMIGRPGATEKDLQEAVKNAHLSDFISTLKDGLDTTIGERGVSLSGGQRQRVAIARAFIRQAPIVILDEATSALDNKSEAVVQKALDNLMKNRTVFVIAHRLSTVVNADKIVVLNEGRAVESGTHEELLKVKNGAYAALYNAQFKKKAS, from the coding sequence ATGTGGCCTTTTATTAAGCCCTATTGGTTCCGTGCCGTGTTGGGGCTTACGCTGGCGTTGCCCGTTGGCGCGTTAGACGGTACCATCGCGCTTTTTATGAAGTACTACACCGATGATGTGCTTGTAGATAAAAATGCGCAACTGGCTGCTTATATTCCGATTGCTATTATCGGGTTCGTTCTTTTGCAAAGTATTCTAACCTATTTGGTGAAGTATATTAACACTTGGGTGGGAAGTAAAATTACCTTAAGCGTACGCAAAAAACTTTTTCATAAACTTTTGGGCATGCATACCGCTTATTTTGATTCTACCGATTCCGGCTATGTGATGATGCGTTATAATAACGACGCGGACACCGCCTGTAACTCCCTCATTAACAACTTGCGTCTTTTGCTTACCCGGTTGTTTTCTTCCGTTACTTTGGTTTGTGTGCTGATTTATAACTCTTGGCAACTGACCTTAACGGCTATCGGTTCGTTTGCCGTGGCGGGGGCGCTTATTTATGTAGTGCGCAAGAAACTGACCGAACTCGTCCGTAATACGGTTGTAGTCGGTTCCGTGGCGATGCGCGCCTACAACGAAACTTTCAACGGAAACCGCACCATTGCGGCTTACAACTTACAAGATGACCAAAAAGAGCGCTTTAACCGCTTGATGGATCAGGTATTCTCGCTCAATATGGGTATGGTAAAGCATACGGGTTGGTTGTCGCCTGTGATGCACTTTATCGTTTCTTTGGGGTTGGCTCTTGTGTTCTGGCAGAGTAGTTCCATGATTGTGGACGGAACCATTACCAGCGGTAACTTTACTTCGTTTGTGGCGGCGTTGCTGATGCTTTATCACCCGGTAAAGAGCATGGGGGATAAGTACATAGAAATCAAACAAGCCTTCTTGGCTATTGACCGCATCTACGAAATTTTTGATATCAAAACGGAAATTTATGATGCTCCCAATGCGAAAGAATTAACGGAAGTGAAGAAAGAAATTTCCTTTAATAATGTGTGGTTTTCCTATAAACCCGATGTATTTGTACTGAAAGATTTTAACCTCTCTGTCCCGGTGGGCAGCACGGTGGCGCTCGTCGGTAATTCCGGAGGGGGAAAATCTACGGTAGTAAACTTGTTGCCTCGCTTTTATGATGTGGTAAAAGGAAGCATTACCGTGGACGGTGTTAATGTGAAAGATTTTGCGCTTAAGTCCTTGCGCGACCAAATTGCCGTAGTGTTCCAAGATAATTTCCTATTTTCGGGAACCTTGCGCGATAACATCATGATTGGTCGCCCGGGTGCCACGGAAAAAGACCTGCAGGAAGCGGTCAAAAACGCCCATTTAAGCGATTTTATCTCTACCTTAAAGGACGGGCTGGATACCACTATCGGCGAACGCGGCGTAAGCCTTTCCGGCGGTCAACGCCAACGGGTGGCTATCGCGCGTGCTTTTATCCGCCAGGCGCCTATCGTTATTTTGGACGAAGCCACCAGCGCTTTGGATAACAAATCCGAAGCCGTGGTGCAAAAAGCTTTGGATAACCTGATGAAGAACCGCACCGTATTTGTGATTGCTCACCGTTTATCCACGGTTGTAAATGCGGATAAAATTGTGGTGCTTAACGAAGGGCGTGCAGTGGAAAGCGGTACCCACGAGGAACTTTTGAAAGTGAAAAACGGGGCTTATGCGGCCTTGTATAATGCCCAATTCAAAAAGAAAGCGTCCTGA
- a CDS encoding DUF167 domain-containing protein yields the protein MIIKVRLIPTAGRSEVISRIGSVLRVKIKSKKVDDDPANALMKTFLSDFFNVSEESIIIVKGAKGKEKTVEVRDKSEEELRKIMDSIP from the coding sequence ATGATTATTAAGGTCCGTTTGATCCCCACCGCGGGACGCAGTGAAGTAATTAGCCGCATCGGCAGTGTTCTGCGCGTAAAAATTAAAAGCAAAAAAGTAGATGATGATCCCGCAAACGCCCTTATGAAAACCTTCCTGTCTGATTTCTTCAATGTTTCCGAAGAAAGCATCATCATTGTGAAAGGTGCAAAAGGGAAGGAAAAAACGGTAGAAGTGCGCGATAAAAGTGAAGAAGAACTCCGCAAAATTATGGATTCTATCCCCTAA
- a CDS encoding YggS family pyridoxal phosphate-dependent enzyme codes for MTREELLLQNYQQINLALQSACRISGRKPDEVSLLAVTKYAADSDVLFLLEKGLITHVGESRVGQAWARWKNPAFAKFPVVKHFIGHLQKNKAAKAAELFDFIDSLDSFSTAQALEKHLPAGKMIRALVQVKLTDRETQSGLPLPEARQLASRLKTLQRVRVCGYMGIAPQGAPEADLRRLFRQVNDAFKQDFPVGTERYLSLGMSEDFTVAVEEGSSLPRIGSGLFAKNLEVL; via the coding sequence ATGACCAGGGAAGAATTGCTCCTTCAAAACTATCAACAAATTAACCTTGCCCTGCAATCCGCGTGCCGAATTTCCGGCCGCAAGCCCGACGAAGTATCCCTGCTGGCCGTTACCAAGTATGCGGCGGACAGCGATGTACTTTTCCTGCTGGAAAAAGGGCTTATTACTCATGTGGGAGAGTCTCGCGTGGGACAAGCCTGGGCCCGTTGGAAAAACCCTGCTTTTGCCAAGTTTCCCGTTGTAAAACATTTTATCGGGCACTTGCAAAAAAACAAAGCGGCCAAAGCCGCCGAACTCTTTGATTTTATAGACTCGTTGGATAGTTTTTCTACGGCACAGGCCCTTGAAAAACATCTTCCGGCGGGAAAAATGATCCGCGCACTTGTGCAGGTAAAGTTAACAGACCGGGAAACTCAGTCCGGCCTGCCCCTACCCGAAGCCCGCCAACTGGCTAGCCGGTTAAAAACGCTTCAGCGGGTGCGTGTATGCGGATATATGGGGATTGCTCCCCAAGGGGCCCCGGAGGCCGATTTGCGCCGTCTGTTCAGGCAGGTAAACGATGCTTTTAAGCAAGATTTTCCGGTTGGAACGGAGCGCTATCTTTCTTTGGGTATGAGTGAAGATTTTACCGTGGCGGTGGAAGAAGGGTCTTCCCTGCCGCGCATTGGCAGCGGTTTGTTTGCCAAAAATTTGGAGGTTTTATGA